Proteins encoded in a region of the Flavobacterium sp. MDT1-60 genome:
- a CDS encoding DUF5684 domain-containing protein, which produces MDLKLDLKIALKYSLFVLLYCILDKLHIHFTLEKDYYPSSGTFYFLVILFPYFFAAIILLSFLEYIKYRKNYIDLIIISFSILFLSSLSNYIVNFSFFKLFYEDIQLPHEEGILGLLNRPSVLMRPQFNFLYTEFVFPFQYLKDAIISGYIYLIIGVMQTRLFILLILLYHFNLFFLFKKYEENKWYSLVPVLNKLILIRIAGKPVFWIVLIYVPFLSYFLMYSINKEIAEENGFDSKLALGMTFLPSVFYGKVSFAEDVNSETKLENVLS; this is translated from the coding sequence ATGGATTTAAAACTTGACCTCAAAATTGCTTTAAAATATTCTTTATTTGTTTTGTTATACTGTATATTAGATAAACTACATATTCATTTTACACTAGAGAAAGATTATTACCCTTCTTCAGGCACTTTCTATTTTCTGGTTATTTTATTTCCTTATTTTTTTGCGGCTATTATATTGCTGTCATTTTTAGAATATATAAAATACAGGAAAAATTATATTGATTTAATTATCATTTCATTTTCTATTTTGTTCTTGTCTAGTCTCTCTAATTATATAGTTAATTTCAGCTTTTTTAAACTGTTTTATGAAGATATACAATTACCTCATGAAGAAGGAATTCTGGGTTTGCTGAATAGGCCATCTGTTTTAATGAGACCTCAATTTAATTTTTTATATACTGAATTTGTTTTTCCATTTCAATATCTTAAAGATGCCATTATTTCTGGATATATATATTTAATTATTGGAGTAATGCAAACTAGATTATTTATTTTACTGATACTATTATATCATTTCAATTTGTTTTTTCTTTTCAAAAAATACGAGGAGAATAAATGGTATAGTTTAGTTCCGGTACTCAATAAATTGATTTTAATTAGGATTGCCGGAAAACCTGTTTTTTGGATTGTACTTATATATGTTCCTTTTCTTAGTTATTTTTTAATGTACTCTATCAACAAAGAAATCGCCGAAGAAAATGGATTTGATTCCAAACTAGCACTCGGAATGACATTTTTGCCGTCTGTGTTTTATGGGAAAGTGAGTTTTGCTGAAGATGTAAATTCCGAAACAAAATTAGAAAATGTTTTATCCTGA
- a CDS encoding endonuclease V: MILAFDTYYFDGKAKTVCLEFTEWNQSENFKVHTEIIDNVAEYIPGEFYKRELPCILSLLNQIDLKKVEAIVVDGFVYLDDEKKYGLGGHLYEKLNQEIPIIGVAKTNFASIEKDKRSLFRGDSQKPLYVTAIGIDLDDAFQKVENMAGEFRMPTLLKEMDRLTKEI; this comes from the coding sequence ATGATATTAGCATTTGATACCTATTACTTCGACGGAAAAGCAAAAACAGTCTGTCTTGAATTTACGGAATGGAACCAAAGTGAAAACTTTAAAGTTCACACAGAAATAATTGATAATGTAGCGGAATATATTCCGGGAGAATTTTATAAAAGAGAATTGCCTTGTATTTTGAGTTTGCTAAATCAAATTGACTTAAAAAAGGTGGAAGCAATTGTTGTGGATGGATTTGTTTATTTAGATGATGAAAAGAAATACGGTTTAGGGGGTCATTTATACGAAAAACTGAATCAGGAAATTCCGATAATTGGTGTTGCTAAAACCAATTTTGCATCGATCGAAAAAGATAAACGAAGTTTATTTAGAGGTGATAGCCAGAAACCGTTATATGTTACAGCAATCGGAATTGACTTGGACGATGCTTTTCAGAAAGTAGAAAATATGGCCGGCGAATTTAGAATGCCAACTTTGCTAAAAGAAATGGATCGGCTGACAAAGGAAATATAA
- a CDS encoding VOC family protein codes for MEDSKKHSDNSASDKTPKVTGIGGIFFFSDNPKDTKDWYAKNLGLDVNDWGSTFESRNINNPDEIEALQWSTFKKGDDYFAPSKKEFMINYRVQNIEGLLENLKQNGVTILDEVATYDYGKFVHIMDADGNKIELWEPM; via the coding sequence ATGGAAGACTCAAAAAAACACTCAGACAACTCAGCTTCTGATAAAACACCAAAAGTGACAGGGATTGGCGGAATTTTCTTTTTTTCAGATAATCCGAAGGATACAAAAGATTGGTATGCGAAAAATTTAGGACTTGATGTTAACGATTGGGGCTCGACTTTTGAATCCAGAAACATCAATAATCCAGATGAAATCGAAGCGCTTCAGTGGAGTACTTTTAAGAAGGGAGATGACTATTTTGCACCGTCCAAAAAAGAGTTTATGATTAATTACAGAGTTCAGAATATTGAAGGGCTTTTGGAAAACCTTAAACAAAACGGAGTAACAATTCTGGATGAAGTTGCTACTTATGATTATGGAAAATTTGTTCATATTATGGATGCTGATGGCAATAAAATTGAACTTTGGGAACCGATGTAA